DNA from Sediminispirochaeta bajacaliforniensis DSM 16054:
TGGCGGGCTTTAGCTCCTTAACGGGAAGTCTTGTTGGAAATGCAATTGAGTATGGAATGACGGGAAGTACGACACTGAATGTAGCAAAGGTGATGGGAACGGGAGCACTTGAGCTGCATGTAGGAGGAGAAGGCCCACTGTTGGAGTTGGGAAGAGACGGAACAGATGTGAGTTACGGGCGCCTCAGCCAAGCCTATACGGGCTTTACAGAAAGCCAGAGACGAGGACGAATACAGTCAGAAATAAAGAGCGCTGCCGATGGAAGAAGTATGATGGCAGCCATAAATGATGCGGTTATTGGCCGTAGTGAGATAGGATTCAGTGGTGAGACAGAAGTAGCCACACAGCTAAGCAGCCAACTGGAGCATTTTAGAAAGGTAAAGAGTAACAGGAATTTGCATGAACTATTCGGAAACACGGCGTTCCGGAGCCTGATGACAGAAAAATATGGAGAAGGGTATCTTGATGAAAATCTGATGCTGGCGGTAGAGCAGGCAGATATTCGTCAGGATGAGTTTATGGATCTTGATTATTTTGATACGAATGGGAGTTTTGCATTAGCACACAGCCTGTATGAAAGCGGAGAGGTGGGCCTTGAGAGGATGTTTAGCAGTGAGAAGGCGTATGCAGGGAAGGTGAGGAATGCAGAGGCGCAGGAAGTGATGATAGGGCAGAAGCAGTCGTTGCTGAATGAATATTATGTGGATGATATAGCTGATGCTGCTGCGTTATTAGGTGGGGACTATTTTGATGCCCAGGATCACATGACGGAAAGGATAGCATCAAACAAGATGAGGCTGGTGGGGAACGAGATGATGGCCATTGGAAAACTACATCGGGACCACCGTGCACTTGTTGAGAAGGTTGAGGAATATGATAAGAAAGGATTGAGTGATGGCAGAGAATTCGAGATGTTGAAAGGGAATATGTATGCAAGCGCTGAAAACGTATATGCGATGATGCAGGCCGATGGAGATAATCCCTTTGCAACAACGTTTCCGAGTCAGGATGCCAGGTACATGAATGCAGCAGGGACGGCCTCTTCGCCAATTTATGGAAGTAATTTGGTGACAACCCTGTATGGTATAGATTTTCCAAGCCCTGCTGTTGCGGCTGCCACTGGGAGGGTATTTGGAAAAGTACGAAATCATTTTGCCTGGGATGTAGCGGGAGGAACCTTTGTAAGCCCTGAGACCGGGGAGCTTGATATAGCATGGAGCCCCGGAGGAACGGGTATCTCTTCGGTGATTACGGGAGATGAGTATCGGCATAAGCTGGAACATGGGTTTACGGGAAGTA
Protein-coding regions in this window:
- a CDS encoding autotransporter outer membrane beta-barrel domain-containing protein gives rise to the protein EASIRGSAQAEKGKETKGLFNIHVGYVPVMDKNKPEKVKEAGYGELGRIYEQFFIDEARFGRGIAVSGAPWYSQKLWDDDADNDGKSDGLLGAPTVKTIADIGMAVAASLVVPGGGVGLLMSVGLNLVDDALFTMADVSNGVDAGDAWGSFAKKGLTSVASAGINMGSGVLDGVIGSTGMMEVGSDVMLAGAQSAANTYSSAFINSLDFDNFGNSGWIDGGSFAHATSWGTSGSGYLSSMGGALVSSGLENSWSGALNTFGFDIATSLDYKAMAGFSSLTGSLVGNAIEYGMTGSTTLNVAKVMGTGALELHVGGEGPLLELGRDGTDVSYGRLSQAYTGFTESQRRGRIQSEIKSAADGRSMMAAINDAVIGRSEIGFSGETEVATQLSSQLEHFRKVKSNRNLHELFGNTAFRSLMTEKYGEGYLDENLMLAVEQADIRQDEFMDLDYFDTNGSFALAHSLYESGEVGLERMFSSEKAYAGKVRNAEAQEVMIGQKQSLLNEYYVDDIADAAALLGGDYFDAQDHMTERIASNKMRLVGNEMMAIGKLHRDHRALVEKVEEYDKKGLSDGREFEMLKGNMYASAENVYAMMQADGDNPFATTFPSQDARYMNAAGTASSPIYGSNLVTTLYGIDFPSPAVAAATGRVFGKVRNHFAWDVAGGTFVSPETGELDIAWSPGGTGISSVITGDEYRHKLEHGFTGSIDQVVKLLLAKGDRRVSTGTVVGFYEKYETNKSTGPHTHWIVEKNDGVNLTTGEIDWSSIDNKEWVETNWGESYSSIFSIDDDALLFSGKPLGEYGMEEVRNLYKEERPSLYWPWKGLNDFGISTDSQAEYNWLEHKLEWLM